One region of Haloprofundus salilacus genomic DNA includes:
- a CDS encoding aldehyde ferredoxin oxidoreductase family protein → MHHAQGPLLSIDVGDRRAERVDVDEVLETFVGGRGVCTKLAADRVPTDADPFGPENSVFFATGPLQHSQMSFTGRMSATGLSPLTGGLLSSNAGGFLSRNFVSTGYAAVEVTGTSDDLLAVHVTDEGVEFEDVPELAEATTSEVTEYVEESRGFGPDHVLCVGPAGENRVRFASIMTSESRAFGRGGLGAVLGAKGVKLVTFDGDAAPTVDLADVTAEIHREAATADHPMKQSGTAGMTEYADQVGALPTRYFSELSFEGAEAIGGDAVAEKKYKRGTCSACAFACKLPTRDEETGLETEGPEYETVMAFGANAGVSDLVAVMKSNHLCDELGMDTISCGDTVSAYLASEDAFGDIELVHELVEKIAYREGVGDTLAEGVARCHEELGVKNWSVKGMEFPAHDGRHLNGQGLAFATSNRGADHMYAEFYAKEYPLVPRDQAVNPEGLDGKAPLVVEKENHNAVLDSAVACKFSRDFLSPERLSTLLDASYDDLQEIGARVVELERAFNNARGFDRDDDVVPYDLPSFDAALDDYYEARGWNADGTVPDATDAAPADD, encoded by the coding sequence ATGCACCACGCACAGGGTCCGCTGCTCTCTATCGACGTCGGCGACCGACGCGCCGAGCGCGTCGACGTGGACGAAGTTCTCGAAACGTTCGTCGGGGGCCGCGGCGTCTGCACGAAGCTCGCGGCCGACCGCGTTCCGACCGACGCCGACCCGTTCGGTCCCGAGAACAGCGTCTTTTTCGCGACCGGCCCGCTGCAGCACTCGCAGATGAGCTTCACCGGTCGGATGAGCGCGACGGGACTCTCGCCGTTGACCGGCGGCCTGCTCTCCTCGAACGCCGGGGGCTTCCTCTCGCGAAACTTCGTCTCGACGGGGTACGCCGCCGTCGAGGTGACGGGCACGAGCGACGACCTGCTCGCTGTCCACGTCACCGACGAGGGCGTCGAGTTCGAGGACGTCCCCGAGCTCGCGGAAGCGACAACCTCCGAAGTCACCGAGTACGTCGAGGAGTCGCGCGGATTCGGTCCGGACCACGTGCTCTGCGTCGGTCCGGCCGGGGAGAACCGCGTCCGCTTCGCCTCCATCATGACCTCCGAGAGCCGGGCGTTCGGCCGCGGCGGTCTCGGCGCGGTTCTCGGCGCCAAGGGAGTGAAACTCGTCACGTTCGACGGCGACGCCGCGCCGACCGTCGACCTCGCGGACGTGACCGCGGAGATTCACCGCGAGGCGGCCACCGCCGACCACCCGATGAAGCAGTCGGGGACCGCCGGGATGACCGAGTACGCGGATCAGGTCGGCGCGCTGCCGACACGCTACTTCTCGGAGCTCTCCTTCGAGGGGGCCGAAGCTATCGGCGGCGACGCCGTCGCCGAGAAGAAGTACAAACGCGGCACCTGTTCGGCCTGCGCGTTCGCCTGTAAACTCCCGACACGAGACGAGGAGACCGGACTCGAAACCGAAGGTCCCGAGTACGAGACGGTGATGGCGTTCGGCGCGAACGCGGGCGTCTCGGACCTCGTCGCCGTGATGAAGTCGAACCATTTGTGCGACGAACTCGGGATGGACACCATCTCCTGCGGCGACACCGTCTCGGCGTACCTCGCGAGCGAAGACGCGTTCGGCGACATCGAACTGGTCCACGAACTCGTCGAGAAGATCGCCTACCGCGAGGGCGTCGGCGACACGCTGGCCGAGGGCGTCGCCCGCTGCCACGAGGAACTGGGCGTCAAGAACTGGAGCGTGAAGGGGATGGAGTTCCCCGCCCACGACGGCCGCCACCTGAACGGGCAGGGACTCGCGTTCGCCACGTCGAACCGCGGCGCGGACCACATGTACGCCGAGTTCTACGCCAAGGAGTACCCGCTCGTCCCCCGCGACCAGGCGGTCAACCCCGAGGGACTCGACGGGAAAGCGCCGCTGGTCGTCGAAAAGGAGAACCACAACGCGGTGCTCGACAGTGCCGTCGCCTGCAAGTTCTCCCGGGACTTCCTCTCGCCCGAACGGCTCTCGACGCTGTTGGACGCGTCGTACGACGACCTTCAAGAGATCGGCGCGCGCGTCGTCGAACTCGAACGCGCGTTCAACAACGCCCGCGGTTTCGACCGCGACGACGACGTGGTACCGTACGACCTGCCGTCGTTCGACGCGGCACTCGACGACTACTACGAGGCCCGCGGTTGGAACGCTGACGGGACGGTCCCCGACGCCACGGACGCCGCCCCCGCCGACGACTAA
- a CDS encoding thiolase family protein, with protein MPTPVIAAAYRTPQGKGGGVFEDVRSEDLSIPLIDTILDETGLSGDDIDDLMWGVAQQRGEQDNNVARVIALLSELGEGTPATSINRWCASSMQAIISASDAVAAGNRDAIIAGGVENMSRVPMDGDSYQHLHPELSERYNIFQLQMGMTAEKVAEEYGVSREEQDEYALRSHERAAAATDEGYFDDQIVPIETGDGLVEEDEGIRRDTSLETLAGLSPAFTGDGTVTAGNSSQISDGAAATLVTSREFAEDHGLDVLAEIGTNAVAGVDPTVMGIGPVPATRNLLERNGRSIDDYDLVELNEAFASQAVYARGELGIDEEKYNVNGGAIAVGHPLGASGARLPVALVHEMIRRDVNRGLATLCVGFGQGAAIEFSR; from the coding sequence ATGCCAACACCAGTCATCGCGGCCGCGTACAGAACCCCACAAGGAAAGGGCGGCGGCGTCTTCGAGGACGTCCGCAGCGAGGACCTCTCGATTCCACTCATCGACACGATTCTCGACGAGACGGGGCTCTCCGGCGACGACATCGACGACCTGATGTGGGGCGTCGCCCAGCAGCGCGGCGAGCAGGACAACAACGTCGCGCGCGTCATCGCGTTGCTCTCGGAACTCGGCGAGGGGACGCCGGCGACGAGCATCAACCGCTGGTGCGCCTCCTCGATGCAGGCCATCATCAGTGCGAGCGACGCCGTCGCCGCGGGCAACCGCGACGCCATTATCGCGGGCGGCGTCGAGAACATGTCGCGCGTGCCGATGGACGGCGACTCCTACCAGCACCTCCACCCGGAGCTCTCCGAGCGGTACAACATCTTCCAACTCCAGATGGGGATGACCGCCGAGAAAGTCGCCGAGGAGTACGGCGTCAGCAGAGAGGAGCAGGACGAGTACGCGCTTCGCAGTCACGAGCGCGCCGCGGCGGCCACCGACGAGGGCTACTTCGACGACCAGATCGTCCCCATCGAGACGGGGGACGGACTGGTCGAGGAGGACGAGGGCATCCGCCGAGACACGTCGCTGGAGACGCTCGCCGGACTGTCGCCCGCGTTCACCGGCGACGGCACCGTAACGGCGGGCAACTCCTCGCAGATTTCCGACGGCGCGGCGGCGACGCTCGTCACCAGCCGCGAGTTCGCCGAGGACCACGGTCTCGACGTGTTGGCCGAAATCGGCACCAACGCCGTCGCGGGCGTCGACCCGACGGTGATGGGTATCGGGCCGGTCCCGGCGACGCGGAACCTCCTCGAACGCAACGGCCGCTCCATCGACGACTACGACCTCGTAGAACTGAACGAAGCGTTCGCCTCGCAGGCCGTCTACGCCCGCGGCGAACTCGGCATCGACGAGGAGAAGTACAACGTCAACGGCGGCGCAATCGCGGTCGGTCACCCGCTCGGTGCCAGCGGCGCTCGCCTCCCCGTGGCGCTCGTCCACGAGATGATTCGACGCGACGTCAATCGAGGATTAGCGACGCTCTGCGTCGGCTTCGGCCAGGGCGCGGCCATCGAGTTCTCCCGGTAG
- a CDS encoding ATP-binding protein: MSSPALEVVEFLLTAHIYTENRELDENDLPPRYRRVFWAERDSDAPDSASGEVEPLGGVERPLSVTETDARTATGVEHPWEAISDLLFTDRTEFSGTLSFTQPEMALEWFLARADRDRLVTNPTIAFAAEDRDDVDVTHEEAREQNRPIHADRVWIDSLLKAYFDDDEDGDAEMLDLVHVRAPEEIEMTLEDLVLTADQEGEIAKIVKAIEHRDYLAEIGLREIGKLLFVGPPGTGKTTISRALAHELGLPFVEVKLSMITSQYLGETAKNVEKTFEVAKRLSPCILFIDEFDSVAKTRRSDEHAALKRAVNTLLKSIDDISLIRDDVLLIGATNHPDQLDAAAWRRFDEIVNFPKPDRQMRADILRVITQRMEIAEFDPESVADRTEGLTGSDLRMVLREAVLEALTEERMSLTQEDVLDAVEDFEERDNLKNMDMMDGDSDSLIAGNGESPDTSDHSHDHDHAHDHQH, from the coding sequence ATGAGTAGCCCGGCTCTCGAAGTCGTCGAATTCCTTCTCACGGCCCACATCTACACGGAAAACCGGGAGTTGGACGAGAACGACCTCCCGCCACGCTACCGACGCGTGTTCTGGGCCGAGCGCGACAGCGACGCACCCGACTCCGCCTCCGGCGAGGTGGAACCGCTCGGGGGCGTCGAACGTCCGCTCTCGGTGACCGAGACCGACGCTCGGACAGCGACCGGCGTCGAACACCCGTGGGAGGCTATCTCGGACCTGTTGTTTACCGACCGGACGGAGTTCTCCGGGACGCTCTCGTTTACGCAACCGGAGATGGCGCTGGAGTGGTTCCTCGCTCGCGCGGACCGCGACCGCCTCGTGACGAACCCGACTATCGCCTTCGCCGCCGAGGACCGCGACGACGTCGATGTCACGCACGAGGAAGCCAGAGAACAGAACCGACCGATCCACGCCGATCGCGTCTGGATAGACAGCCTGCTCAAAGCGTACTTCGACGACGACGAGGACGGCGACGCCGAGATGCTCGACCTCGTCCACGTCCGCGCGCCCGAGGAGATCGAGATGACGCTCGAGGATCTCGTGCTCACCGCCGACCAGGAGGGCGAAATCGCCAAGATCGTCAAAGCGATCGAACACCGCGACTATCTAGCCGAAATCGGCCTGCGCGAGATCGGCAAACTGCTGTTCGTCGGTCCACCGGGGACCGGTAAAACGACCATCTCGCGCGCGCTCGCACACGAACTCGGTCTCCCGTTCGTCGAGGTCAAACTCTCGATGATCACCTCGCAGTATCTCGGCGAGACCGCCAAGAACGTCGAGAAGACGTTCGAGGTGGCGAAGCGACTCTCACCGTGTATCCTCTTCATCGACGAGTTCGACTCGGTGGCGAAAACCCGCCGTAGCGACGAGCACGCGGCGCTGAAGCGCGCGGTCAACACGCTGCTGAAGAGCATCGACGATATCTCGCTCATCCGCGACGACGTGTTGCTCATCGGGGCGACAAACCACCCCGACCAACTCGACGCGGCGGCGTGGCGGCGTTTCGACGAGATCGTCAACTTCCCGAAGCCCGACCGCCAGATGCGTGCGGACATCCTGCGCGTCATCACCCAGCGGATGGAGATCGCCGAGTTCGACCCCGAGTCGGTCGCTGACCGGACCGAAGGGCTCACTGGCAGCGACCTCCGGATGGTGCTCCGCGAGGCGGTACTGGAGGCGTTGACCGAAGAACGGATGTCGCTCACACAGGAAGACGTCCTCGACGCCGTCGAAGACTTCGAAGAGCGGGACAACCTGAAGAACATGGACATGATGGACGGCGACTCCGACTCGCTCATCGCGGGCAACGGCGAGTCGCCGGACACCTCGGACCACAGTCACGACCACGACCACGCGCACGACCACCAGCACTGA
- a CDS encoding MBL fold metallo-hydrolase, which yields MRVTLLGTGDTTGTPTVGCDCDTCRAARDRGIERSRFSVHVENERTGESLLVDVSPDFRSQFLSHDVPLPDAVVVTHIHFDHLDGLGNAYRIFDDLPVYAADETDPQTGESVADTIRAKFDYLDRISVHEVAPFESFRVCGFDVTLVPVDHPPLLCYGLVVSDPVTGAKLSLSGDTSYDVPEDSRAALSDPDLFLADAIVPAALCEHHPAGGRHYDHEGVPRTFGHKHMTREGALSMAEELHAAQTRLVHTSHFYPVDEAFEEPLAVDGEQYDL from the coding sequence ATGCGCGTCACGCTCCTCGGAACCGGCGACACAACGGGGACGCCCACCGTCGGCTGCGACTGCGACACCTGTCGAGCGGCGCGCGACCGAGGCATCGAGCGCTCGCGCTTTTCGGTTCACGTCGAGAACGAACGCACCGGCGAGTCGCTGCTCGTCGATGTCAGTCCCGACTTCCGCAGTCAGTTTCTCTCCCACGACGTACCGCTCCCCGACGCGGTGGTCGTCACCCACATCCACTTCGACCACCTCGACGGTCTCGGCAACGCCTACCGCATCTTCGACGACCTCCCGGTGTACGCCGCCGACGAGACGGACCCGCAGACGGGCGAGAGCGTCGCCGACACGATTCGTGCCAAATTCGACTACCTCGACCGCATCAGCGTCCACGAGGTGGCGCCGTTCGAGTCGTTTCGCGTCTGCGGATTCGACGTGACGCTCGTGCCCGTCGACCACCCGCCGCTGCTCTGTTACGGTCTCGTCGTCTCCGACCCCGTGACGGGCGCAAAACTCTCGCTATCGGGCGACACCAGCTACGACGTGCCCGAAGACTCGCGCGCGGCGCTTTCCGATCCGGACCTCTTTCTCGCCGACGCCATCGTCCCGGCGGCGCTCTGCGAACACCACCCGGCAGGGGGTCGTCACTACGACCACGAGGGCGTTCCGCGGACGTTCGGTCACAAGCACATGACCCGCGAGGGGGCGCTCTCGATGGCCGAAGAGCTGCACGCAGCGCAGACGCGACTCGTCCACACCTCGCACTTCTACCCCGTCGACGAGGCGTTCGAGGAGCCGTTAGCTGTCGATGGCGAGCAGTACGACCTCTAA
- a CDS encoding DUF5787 family protein: MQEFGFELALCAHLEEATDSLVARQLGAAVASPGSRIVDTVLVEPGPEFDARTRITPDSIPALAIESGAGVGRATYWKDAFDCHPDVARRVADRAVDLGFFERERRGGREYVRRTTRYPENWFAHLVGIENKPDLGRPGDLERQLRTDVSLALFDEVVLATESYVTRAHLNRIPEEVGVWRFDPDSGEREVVRKATTLPVTGPGVELLDERPLRTDVAIVGADEKCRKRRRIAERAYGKGWRTYDLPPCARLSLTDDGRPYCEHFGRVVDPGSDCGESCAGFEAGAGPEKEELDGIRAERSAWVREPSGVARRQSGLSRFG, from the coding sequence GTGCAGGAGTTCGGTTTCGAGTTAGCCCTCTGTGCGCACCTCGAAGAGGCGACCGACTCGCTCGTCGCCCGCCAACTCGGGGCGGCGGTCGCCTCGCCCGGCAGTCGGATCGTCGACACCGTCCTCGTCGAACCCGGTCCCGAGTTCGACGCGCGAACGCGAATCACCCCCGACTCCATCCCCGCGCTCGCAATCGAGAGCGGCGCGGGCGTCGGCCGCGCGACGTACTGGAAGGACGCCTTCGACTGCCATCCCGACGTGGCCCGCCGCGTCGCCGACCGCGCCGTCGACCTCGGTTTCTTCGAACGAGAGCGCCGCGGCGGGCGCGAGTACGTCCGTCGGACGACGCGCTATCCCGAGAACTGGTTCGCCCACTTGGTCGGCATCGAGAACAAGCCCGATCTGGGTCGGCCGGGTGACCTCGAACGCCAGCTCCGGACGGACGTGAGCCTCGCGCTGTTCGACGAGGTTGTGCTCGCCACCGAGAGCTACGTCACCCGCGCGCACCTCAACCGCATCCCTGAGGAGGTCGGCGTCTGGCGCTTCGACCCCGACAGCGGCGAACGCGAAGTCGTCCGCAAGGCGACGACGCTTCCTGTCACCGGCCCCGGCGTCGAACTGCTCGACGAGCGCCCGCTCCGGACGGACGTAGCCATCGTCGGCGCCGACGAGAAGTGTCGAAAGCGGCGGCGTATCGCCGAGCGCGCCTACGGCAAAGGCTGGCGGACGTACGACCTGCCGCCCTGTGCTCGGCTGAGCCTCACCGACGACGGCCGCCCGTACTGCGAACACTTCGGCCGCGTGGTCGACCCCGGCAGCGACTGCGGCGAGTCGTGCGCGGGGTTCGAGGCGGGAGCGGGTCCGGAGAAGGAGGAGTTAGACGGAATTCGCGCCGAGCGGTCGGCGTGGGTCCGGGAGCCGTCGGGCGTCGCACGACGACAGAGCGGGTTGAGCCGGTTCGGGTGA
- a CDS encoding translation initiation factor IF-2 subunit gamma, producing the protein MVTQTQQPEVNIGLVGHVDHGKTTLVQALSGSWTDQHSEEMKRGISIRLGYADATFRRCPGMDEPACYTVEEECENGETSEPIRTVSFVDAPGHETLMATMLSGAALMDGAVLVVSATEEVPQAQTEEHLMALDIIGIENIVIAQNKVDLVDRDRAVENYQQIKEFVEGTVAEDAPIVPVSAQQGVNLDLLINAIEDEIPTPERSESDDARMFVARSFDINRPGTTWDKLSGGVVGGSLVDGTLSVDDEIELRPGREVEGGGQSEWQPITTTVRSLQAGSQMLDTATPGGLLGVGTGLDPSLTKGDALAGQVAGTPGTLPPTRDAFEMEVDLLERVVGGDDKIDEISTGEPLMLTVGTATTVGAVTSAREGECEVSLKRPVCAAGGAKIAINRRVGARWRLIGIGTLAE; encoded by the coding sequence ATGGTGACACAAACACAACAACCGGAGGTGAACATCGGACTCGTCGGCCACGTCGACCACGGGAAAACGACGCTGGTGCAGGCGCTCAGCGGTTCGTGGACCGACCAGCACTCGGAGGAGATGAAGCGCGGTATCTCCATCCGACTGGGCTACGCCGACGCGACGTTCCGACGCTGTCCGGGTATGGACGAACCGGCGTGTTACACGGTCGAAGAGGAGTGTGAGAACGGCGAAACGAGCGAACCGATTCGCACGGTGTCGTTCGTCGACGCACCCGGCCACGAGACGCTGATGGCGACGATGCTCTCGGGCGCGGCGCTAATGGACGGCGCGGTGCTCGTCGTGAGCGCCACCGAGGAGGTGCCGCAGGCACAGACCGAGGAACATCTGATGGCGCTCGACATCATCGGCATCGAGAACATCGTCATCGCCCAGAACAAGGTCGACCTCGTCGACCGCGATCGCGCCGTCGAGAACTACCAGCAGATCAAGGAGTTCGTCGAGGGCACCGTCGCCGAGGACGCGCCCATCGTCCCGGTGAGCGCCCAGCAGGGCGTCAACCTCGACCTGCTCATCAACGCCATCGAGGACGAGATTCCGACGCCCGAGCGCTCCGAAAGCGACGACGCGCGGATGTTCGTCGCGCGCAGTTTCGACATCAACCGACCGGGGACGACGTGGGACAAGCTCTCCGGCGGCGTCGTCGGCGGCAGTCTCGTCGACGGGACGCTCAGCGTCGACGACGAGATAGAGCTGCGTCCCGGCCGCGAGGTCGAAGGAGGTGGCCAGTCGGAGTGGCAGCCGATCACGACGACGGTCCGGTCGCTGCAGGCGGGCAGTCAGATGCTCGATACGGCGACGCCCGGCGGGCTGCTCGGCGTCGGAACTGGTCTCGACCCGAGTCTCACGAAGGGCGACGCGCTGGCCGGACAGGTCGCCGGAACGCCCGGCACGCTGCCGCCGACGCGCGACGCGTTCGAGATGGAAGTCGACCTCCTCGAACGCGTCGTCGGCGGCGACGACAAAATCGACGAGATCTCGACGGGCGAACCGCTGATGCTGACCGTCGGCACGGCGACCACCGTCGGCGCGGTCACGAGCGCCCGCGAGGGCGAGTGCGAGGTGTCGCTGAAGCGCCCGGTCTGCGCGGCCGGGGGCGCGAAAATAGCCATCAACCGCCGCGTCGGCGCGCGCTGGCGTCTCATCGGCATCGGGACGCTCGCCGAGTAA
- a CDS encoding DUF188 domain-containing protein, producing MDTNALMMPVELDVRVFDELDRLFGLGTVDLVVPETVVAELETLSAGNGEESVAASVGADLADDRCRTVETEATYADDALVELGARGDCEYVVTNDQPLRDRLLERGVRVIGLRGRNTLSITEP from the coding sequence ATGGACACCAACGCGCTCATGATGCCCGTCGAACTCGACGTTCGCGTCTTCGACGAACTTGACCGACTGTTCGGTCTGGGGACAGTCGACCTCGTGGTCCCCGAGACCGTCGTCGCCGAGTTGGAGACGCTCTCGGCGGGCAACGGCGAGGAGAGCGTCGCGGCGAGCGTAGGTGCGGACCTGGCGGACGACCGCTGTCGAACAGTCGAGACCGAGGCGACGTACGCCGACGACGCGCTGGTGGAACTCGGCGCGCGCGGCGACTGTGAGTACGTCGTCACGAACGACCAACCCCTTCGCGACCGGTTGCTCGAACGCGGCGTTCGGGTAATCGGTTTAAGGGGTCGGAACACACTCAGTATCACAGAACCATAA
- a CDS encoding DNA-directed RNA polymerase has translation MYKRVRLKDTVEVPPRHLADVTPERVKRLLQDKLEGRMDEDVGSVVSIAEVIDIGDGSVLPNRPGVYYEAEFDAITYDPHMQEVVDGIVVEVVEFGAFVGIGPVDGLLHVSQISDEYLAYDGENQQLASTESSDTLGVGDSVRVRIVTKSIDERNPRDSKIGLTAKQPGLGKHGWLQTEREERQATTEGN, from the coding sequence ATGTACAAGAGGGTACGACTCAAGGACACGGTCGAGGTGCCCCCGCGGCACCTCGCCGACGTGACGCCCGAACGGGTGAAGCGTCTGCTACAGGACAAGTTGGAAGGACGGATGGACGAGGACGTCGGCAGCGTCGTGAGCATCGCCGAGGTGATCGACATCGGCGACGGCTCGGTGCTCCCGAACCGCCCGGGGGTGTACTACGAGGCGGAGTTCGACGCGATAACGTACGACCCGCACATGCAGGAAGTCGTCGACGGCATCGTCGTCGAAGTCGTCGAGTTCGGGGCGTTCGTCGGTATCGGACCGGTCGACGGCCTGCTACACGTCTCCCAGATTTCGGACGAGTACCTCGCCTACGACGGCGAGAACCAGCAGTTGGCGTCGACCGAGTCGTCGGACACGCTCGGCGTCGGCGACTCCGTGCGCGTCCGAATCGTCACCAAGAGCATCGACGAGCGCAACCCGCGCGACTCGAAGATCGGTCTCACGGCCAAACAGCCCGGACTCGGAAAACACGGCTGGCTGCAGACGGAGCGAGAGGAACGCCAGGCCACGACGGAGGGTAACTGA
- the spt4 gene encoding transcription elongation factor subunit Spt4: MAKPRLACRECHYINEPDSQSCDHCGSSSLTEDWAGYVVVTHPEESEIAREMNVDEPGGYALKVR; encoded by the coding sequence ATGGCTAAACCCCGCCTCGCCTGCCGCGAGTGCCACTACATCAACGAACCGGACTCACAGAGCTGCGACCACTGCGGGTCGTCGAGCCTCACCGAAGACTGGGCGGGGTACGTCGTCGTCACCCACCCGGAGGAAAGTGAGATCGCCCGCGAGATGAACGTCGACGAACCCGGCGGCTACGCGCTGAAGGTCCGGTGA
- a CDS encoding GTP-dependent dephospho-CoA kinase family protein, protein MLRLPDDLRGAFKEPLGPVYTDPQRLLSDTRGPIIAVGDVVTYHLRNADRDPDVAVVDGKTKREAVGDEIRRVLSGDNPRIEVENPAATLSRELLAALREAIERDENTVVVVTEGEEDLATLPAIVAAPVGALVVYGQPNEGMVGVPVTPESKAEARDLMERLEGDSVAAFEALGV, encoded by the coding sequence ATGCTGCGGCTCCCCGACGACCTCCGGGGAGCGTTCAAAGAGCCGCTGGGTCCGGTCTACACCGACCCGCAGCGACTGCTCTCCGACACTCGGGGTCCGATCATCGCCGTCGGCGACGTCGTCACCTACCACCTCCGAAACGCCGACCGCGACCCCGACGTGGCCGTCGTCGACGGCAAGACGAAGCGCGAAGCCGTCGGCGACGAGATTCGCCGCGTTCTCTCAGGCGACAACCCGCGCATCGAAGTCGAAAATCCGGCGGCGACCCTCTCTCGCGAGTTGCTCGCCGCGCTCCGCGAGGCAATCGAGCGCGACGAGAACACTGTCGTCGTCGTCACCGAGGGCGAGGAGGACTTGGCGACGCTTCCCGCCATCGTGGCCGCGCCCGTCGGCGCGCTCGTCGTCTACGGCCAACCCAACGAGGGGATGGTCGGCGTGCCGGTCACGCCCGAGTCGAAAGCCGAGGCGCGCGACCTGATGGAGCGTCTGGAGGGCGATTCGGTCGCGGCGTTCGAGGCGCTCGGCGTCTGA
- a CDS encoding 30S ribosomal protein S24e yields the protein MEIEIIEEDENPMLHRTDVRFTMTHDEATPSRLSVRDSLAAKLDKDSDEVVVHELDTKFGMRKTAGYAKVYKSPEFARDVEQEYMLERNKITAEDGDAEAEEA from the coding sequence ATGGAAATCGAAATCATCGAAGAGGACGAGAATCCGATGTTGCACCGAACCGACGTTCGATTCACGATGACGCACGACGAGGCGACGCCCTCGCGCCTCTCGGTCCGCGACAGCCTCGCGGCGAAACTCGACAAGGACTCCGACGAAGTCGTCGTCCACGAACTCGACACGAAGTTCGGCATGCGCAAGACCGCCGGCTACGCGAAAGTGTACAAGAGCCCCGAGTTCGCCCGCGACGTCGAGCAGGAGTACATGCTCGAACGCAACAAGATCACCGCAGAGGACGGCGACGCGGAAGCCGAAGAAGCGTAA